The genomic interval CTACATGCTATAAAGATTGTACTTGACTTTTATTAATAGTAATTGTAAAAGAAATGACCAAAGAAAATTGTCtttgttaaaatttgaataagaTTATAGGATCATAAGATACCAAtgacaatttatatatataaatctttgTCCAAATAGAATCATACCAAGAATGTATTTTCCCATTTTTTTGATgattatatgagtttattatgTTCACCtacaattatttttacttactactactactaataCTACTACTACTATATAAATCTTTGTCCAGATAGAATCATAACTTCAAGAATGCATATTCccattatttataaaactagtatTAAGATGTTCGTTATATAATTTGAAAACTACTAAGAAAACTACTAAGAGACATACAACTCTATTGTTTatcagaaaacaaatattttatctcGAACATAGTaagaaaatcattaaaaatatacataatttcggagataatattttgagttataaatatcattttgaGATCAAACTTGTGACATTTAAAAGTTAGAAACAATGTACATAATTCTTATTTATACTATGAAGgtaaataaaatgttatattattgCTCAAAATTGATTATCTAGTTACGTAAATCTCACATGCAAGGAATTCTCTGCAATTCACTAGTGAAATTCCCTTGTACTTTCTTCTTCTCCTATAAAAGAAGAGCACCACCTACATAAGACAATTAAGAGTAGTGAGAAGATTGATCTTTAAGTCTAGTTTAAATTATATGGGCTTTAGATAgtttttctatattgttttttattaatattttaactttaagTTCCTTTAAGTTGAAGAAACATATATGTtcctttaagttttttttttaatttatttttttgtacatTTGATTCGAGTTATCAAGTCAAACCGAGTTGTTCATGAACTTAAATCAAGTTGAATTCGAGTTGAAAAATAAGTTTACAACAAACTCAGATTAAATTTCAAGTTTAACCAATTCGTATCGAATTGAGCTACGTTAAATTCAAGTTCGACCTAGCTCTATACTTTTCCAGTCGTACTTTTCCGGCTGTACCTCCGAGTGTTGGGTTTTGTTGCAGTGCTTTTCTCTCAAAAACCattggattttattttattttttgataataacCATTGGGATTTCCGTTAGAATAAAAGGATAGAACCCAACAAGACACAATATAAGAAATATTTGGTATTGTCCTAAACTATTGTATTGTTAATTTGTTACAGCATCCTTTTATACACAAGCTTTTTTATTGTTCTgccatgaaaaaaaaataccaaaatacCACTAAATTCTAATTAAATACTAAACTACTatcttttttcaatttcttaaaCTTCCATTGAGAAATCGGTTTCTCCCCACCATTttctcaacttttttttaatgaatgaaGAGAAATCGTTTCCTCCCCCACCAATTTCTcaatgtattaatttttatttttattataaaatttattttattatttataaaatcatatttattagtAGTGCTATTTAGTAGACACATATATAGAgaatttgatcaattaataaaGACACACTCATGCACTGAAAAATAACgcaacacattattttttgttaacatctttcttaataataaatatacattttattaatcaataattattattttaattaaataaataaatacgatgttaattttacattttataattattaaaaaattaataaaatggagtccataaaaataacaatatttaatttaatattataattaaacatacaaaTACCAAATGAGTGAAAAGAAATatacacaaattttattataatatttttattacattaatctcCTATATGGTGTCCAGTCGCACATTGTGGTGGTCGACGAATACGACGTGGACGACGTGAAGGTGAGTTTTCTTCGTCAACTGAGGCATATGTCTCCTGAACATTTTCACTTAGTAGGTCGACATGCATCGAAGAAGTAGGATCTGCTTGATTAGGGAATGATGGAACACCAAATGAgtacatgttattaatataatgagCAGCCGACTTAGGCGTACCTAGGTCTGCACCAAATAAGTTATTCACAAAATGTTGATCACTTGAATGTAGAGATTGTCGATGATCATCTTGTTGAGTTGACGTGAATTGAAATGATTGTCTTGATGgttcaaattgttgttgtgttggGGGTGAAAGAAAATGAATGGCGATGTGGTACTGGCGTTTTATTTTCAATAGTAACAGGGGGAGTCGGTAGGCGAGGTCTATTACGCCTTTGTCGGTGTGATGGTTGAGTTGGCTCTTCTGCAACACTATATCGTGGGTCCCACAGTATGTGCAGAGCTGATAGATACAGAACGGAGTTGTGTCTAAACCACACCATATACTCCTTTGTTGGTATTGGGTTTCCATGTAACGGTTGACCTGTAAGACAATGACTTCGACCTTCGTTCCAAAATTGAATCCATGCAGCATGTTTGTCTTTCGAATTTTCCAGATGATTCCCTCTCATTTCTTGACAGTGAAGTGTATCAATATTTTCAGTTTCATATGGTATTTCCTGCAAAAGTCCAAACTGCAGTTTGACTCTATATATTTGATGTCATTCAACAGTTGAGAAACAAATCAATGCGGTTTTGGCAGTCCATATCATTGAATCCTGATATGCTTGTTGTGGTATGATGTTTTCAAGACCCCTGTAAGGCATCCATATGAACTAGAGAAAGAAAAAGGACATAATAGTAAGGCGACACAATTATAATaagtataaattttgttgaacaATGAAATTTTAAACCTGATAATGTTGCATGTGATCAATATTTGATCTATAACTAACAAGATCCCCGTATGGAGTTCTAGAATGGATTAGTCCCCTGCCAATCCATCTAGTAAAATAATATGAAACTATTATTTAGCAAGTTTGGCAAGTATATTATACATAAACTATTGTGCTAATATGACAAATGTTTTACCGTTTTGCCGGTGGAAATGATACCTCTCTAGTACAATGAGGGGCAATGAACGACATGCGATACCATACCCAAGATTGAAGGAGCAATGTACATCCACCCATACATGCATAAGACGATGCGGTTGCACGACACATTTGTCTGTATAAGTTTGTCAAACAGACTGAACCCCAACTATATAATTGAACACATTGAATATGTTTCAACAGAGGGAGATACATAAAATGAACTATATTGCAAGATTTGTTAGGGATTACCAAACCCCCAATCAAGCGCAATGCGTACGCTCTACAATGTTGTTGCACTTGCTCAACTGTTGCATTATTCAGAACATGAGCAAACGTGTCTTTCAGCCATTTCAGTTTGACGAATTGGCCCACCGTTTGATTTTTTGGAGGAATGACACCCAAAAGTTGTTGGCATTCTTCATCTCAATCTAAAGCGCCACCTCCAGTTATTGGTCTTTTGTTGATAGGTAGACCCAGTTGTAATGCAACATCTTCAAGAGTTATTGTACACTCTCCTGTTGtccattgtaaaaataaaaattgtatgtGGAGGTGTAGAATCTTGAATGGAAAGAAATCAAACATCTCGAAGATCACAAAACTAGAAGGGCCACACACATGCTCATCAACAATGGTTTCACAAGATCACCAACAACTCTCTTCGGCAGTTATTTGTAAAAGCATCTTACAAATGGTAACAACGGATCCCACAATATTAGTTTCAGTATTGATTGCACATATACGATCTCAGTACACATATACCACTACTTATAGAAAGACATGGATTGCAAAACAAAAGGCCATTGAGAGAATATATGGTAATTGGGAGGAATCATATAAAGAGCTTCCAAGGTGGATTCTTGCTTTCAAACATTATCTTCCAGGCACTGTTACCGGTATTGAAGTGGGACCCTTTATTGAGGATGGCCAACGAGTTCCTAGCAAAGATGTATTCCATCGCCTCTTTTGGAGTTTTCAATCATGTATCAAAGGGTTTGATCATTGTAAACCAGTTGTTTCAGTTGATGGAACATGGTTATATGGGAAGTATCGTGGGATCTTACTAATGGCAATCACTCAAGATGGTGATGATCATACCAATCCTATAGCATACACCATCGTTGAGGGTGAAACATCAGATGCTTGGTTTTTCTTCCTCAGTCGTTTACGAATGTTTGTCACACCTCAACCCAACCTCTacttgatttcagatagacatgAGTTGATTAAAAGTGTTGTTAGGCGTGTAAACAACAATTGACATCTTGTCTTTTGCATTCGACATATATCACAAAACTTCATGAGAACCTTCAAAAATGGGCTAATGAAAACTATTGTAACCAACATGggttagtattttttatatatatatatctgacacatatttttttcttcatattttagttttcaaattGTCTATAACAACATCAACTTTTGTTCCTTCAGGATACGCTATGACTGAACCAGACATCACATACTTTAGAAGACAAATCAGTGATTGGAGTCAAAATACAGTGAAATGGCTCGACGATATTCCAAAGGAACAATGGCTACAAGCATATGATGAAGGTAGACATTGGTGACACATGAGAACTAACCTTTCTGAGTGCATGAATAATGTATTAAAGGGGACACACAATCTTCCAATCAGTTGTTTGGTGCAAGCAACATACTACAGAGTGActgcaaaatttgaagaaagagGGACACAAACTCAAGAAATGATGACATTAGGTTTGATTTACTCAAATACAATCACTCAAAATCTTAATAAAGAACGAGGAATGTCAAATTCTCATGAAGTTGTTATTCATAATCGAGCCCATAATATCTTTACAGTTAAGGAGTTGGTTCGTCCACCAAGCGGTCATCATGTAGGGACGTTCAAGGTAGACCTCGACAAAAGATGGTGTGATTTTGGTAAATTTCAAGCATTACACTATCCATGTTCACATGTCATCGCCGCTTGTTCGTTTATTCACCGTGACTACATGATGTAAGTGTCTTCTAGGTATACATTGCAATGTATCTTTGATGTTTACAAGGAAGAGTTCCCAGCAATTCCTCTTCAATCATATTGGCCAGAATACAATGGAATATAGTTGTGTCACAATCCAACCATGAGAAGAGATCCAAAAGGTCGTCCACAGTCTACTTGTATTCATACTGAAATGGATCAACGAGAGAAAAATACACACCCTAAGAGATGTGGTTTGTGTCGGAACGAGGGACATAGCAAGAATAAATGTCTTTATCGTAATGATGCTCCTAATAGAAATTAGTTCATTGTAGTAAAATTACTTAATCTGGTAtttgtatgtttaattataatattaaattaaatattgttatttttatggactccattttattaatttttttaataattataaaatataaaattaacattgtatttatttatttaattaaaataataattacttaattaaataattaataaaacttaaattaattatttcattaaaataataattaattaaattaacaatcaataaaacttaaattaattatttaattaaaataataattattgattaataaaatatatatttattattaagaaagatgttaacaaaaaataatgtgttgcaTTATTTTTCAGTGGATAAGTATGTCtttattaattgatcaaattcTCAATATATGTGCCTACTAAATAAcactactaataaaaataattttataaataataaaataaattttataattataaaagaaattaatacaTTGAGAAATCGGTGGAGGAGAAACCGATTTCTCTTCAttcattaaaagaaaataaaagtgagAAAATGGTGGGGGAGAAACCGATTTGTCAATAGAagtttagaaaataaaaaaaaatagtattttagtatttaattaagatttagttgtagtttgaattttttttttttgatggcAGAACAATAAAATAGCCTTTATACACATACTCTCTCCCTCCTTGTATATTTATTGCAAGATTACACGATGTTTGTCATAAtctttttaaaagaaaagaaaatcttggtaataaataaaaatattttaatttcaaataaaatcttttGAAGATTGCGATTGAAAGTATTTCTTTCGTTTATATAATACTATTACAATCCGTGCCTCAAAACACATATGTTAAATTCAATCCCAGTTCTTAAGTAAGAAATCTACAAAACCCTTTGGAAGCTTGTCCAAACAGAGGAAAAACTAAAAACTCAAATACAAAACCCTTTGGAAGCTTGTCCAAACAGAGGAAAAACTAAAAACCCAAATACAAAACCTTGTTGAATTGAATAGCCACCATCCTTTAATCTTCATTATTGGTTCAGTCCATGCCCAAATTATATAAAACATACTAATCGAATCAACCAATTGATGGGGAATATATGCGTCAAAAATCCTAAGGTAACCGATGTGGACCGAACAATTCTAGCACTCAAGACCCAAAGACGCAAACTTGTTCAATGTCAACAAAAGCTTGATGCTGTTATTGAAGCGGAAGAGCAAGCTGCACGATACTTGATTCGtgtaaagaagaaaaatagagccttatttcaattaaagaaaaaaattgaacatgAAGAATTGTTGAAGCAAGTTGACAACTTGATTATAATTGTTGAACAAGAATTAGCGAATATTGAACTGGTAAGGAAGAAAAAGGCTGtgttttttaaagtttaatgaaGGCTGGTTATCAAACATAGAAGACTAAGAGACTAATTTGTAGTACTGTTCTGTTTTAGTTAGTCTCTTGTAGTTTACTAACTATATAAGCATGTAAGTTTCTTTTCTCAAAGTTAAATGAATCGTGATACATATATTCATTCAAAGAATTTATTTTCTCAACATTAAATTAAAGGGTAAAttatcctttaacttaatttcagataacgttttagtcatttatctttttttttttccgacttagtcttttattttaattttaagtgataatttgatattttatgttttaaaatttcaacaatgttatcattttttatacaaaaattcaaaaaaaaattcaatcaaaactcataaaattaattatattcttcaatataatacaaatttcatcaaatttgtaacgcaaatcttcaaataaactcatattttcatactttatttgatattgttaggaataaaggattaaatcgggaaaaaaaaagataaaggactaaaacgttacctgaaattaagttaagggaccaccgatgtaatttagcctaaattaAATGAATCTTGATGCATATATTCACAATTTGTATTCAATCCTACAAAATTATTCCTTCAattctactaaatttattaaataatagaagtgttttcataaaaatttaagaCAAATGTTCTTAAGTGTCTTTGGAGCACTTCTTAGTCATCTCAATACTTATTTGATGCGCATAATATGAtagaaatattattataaaatataaagtacgATAAAGATATAATAAGATAATATCATAGAGATATTTTATCATGTATTTTATCATGTATTTGATACATATatgacaacaaaaataatattattaattattttattttgtcatctAATTGATACACATTTCAtcataacataatataataatatatattatatttaaaagacaaaattaCCGTTGTAaaccaaataaattattatttttttaaaattaatttataatattttttattataaatgctataaattattaaaaaatactaaaaaaagtaAGTAATGAAatgattatatttaaaacaatctATTGCCATTATTaataaacaatttcaaaaattttaaaaaaactaaaagcaaccaaataattctattttatttattaaataagctaaataaatatataacatatattatatgtaaataaaaaaaaataccaatgtAAGAACATTATACTTatgttaaaaatttcaattaattttcttttacaattttGAATAGTAATTTATTAGActatataaaatgaaaagaaaaacctATCCTTGTAATAAAATcctacatattttttaaattaattattaatattttatttttaagtttaatatcaaaaaatatatatatttatttatattttattaaatttcaattttttatattttaaatgatatacaTTTTCGTCAAAACAAAAACTttgtaaaaatttcaatttttgttttatctctaaataaaatagtaaagaaATTTACACACAAAGGTCTCTAATTTGAATTCGAGACATGATATTCaacgaattttttttttactattactaATTGAGGTAAAACACTATGGACAAGGTTTCAGTTTTTATTCATaactaattatataaaaatgtgtaattaaatatattttgattaaatttataattaattaacatacaaatatatctatatatataaaagagaaaaactAAATTTACCATTTCAATTTATCGAGAATAATATTCATTCTTTAAAgtgccaatttttttatttataatttttaccaTTAATCTCTCTGGTTACTGGTTActgttataaacaaaaaaagtgACATCAAATCTTCGTcactattataaacaaaagttaacTACTTTGACTcatttaacaatttaataaatttgaattatatttatatgaaatttacaaaaataattgcacttaattaaattctttttgtCTTTGAATATATGGtacattttatcataattaactcacaaaACTGTAAAAATTTGATCTTAAAACAAGACAGACTTAACAATATCAACATTTACTAGTTGAACtaggaattaaaaataattttttaataattgtgaaaatatatatttttttaattataatagtgACTAGCAGGAGTATTTATTAACTACTCATACGCAGtatgtttttcttaaattttctataattacttatatttataaaaaaatttaaaatctaattaGTTGTAATTTATGTAATACTTACTACGTCCCTTttatataacatacaaatttcaaaaatcacACATACTAACAAATGTAAAACTCGGCCGTACCTAGAAGCCAGCTTTTCTTGggttttgtatttaaatatctttttttttatttttttattcttgaaaTGCCACACTCTGAAACAAAAATCTCCGAA from Cicer arietinum cultivar CDC Frontier isolate Library 1 chromosome 5, Cicar.CDCFrontier_v2.0, whole genome shotgun sequence carries:
- the LOC140920471 gene encoding uncharacterized protein, which encodes MVSQDHQQLSSAVICKSILQMVTTDPTILVSVLIAHIRSQYTYTTTYRKTWIAKQKAIERIYGNWEESYKELPRWILAFKHYLPGTVTGIEVGPFIEDGQRVPSKDVFHRLFWSFQSCIKGFDHCKPVVSVDGTWLYGKYRGILLMAITQDGDDHTNPIAYTIVEGETSDAWFFFLSRLRMFVTPQPNLYLISDRHELIKSVVRRVNNN